In Cydia splendana chromosome 18, ilCydSple1.2, whole genome shotgun sequence, the genomic window acgtgatttttgaccaaagttaagcaacgtcgggcgtggtcagtacttggatgagtgaccgtttttatttttgcattttttcccgttttttttttcattatggtacggaacccttcgtgcgcgagtccgactcgcacttgcccggttttttagcattagaaagaacttgaaagaaggtaagcgatcttgacatgtctattaattgaaaaacgcgttttaaaaatcagtaattattacttatgaaagcagaagaatatagatgatcgtattagattcataattgttacatatttgccgtaacttatttttaaaatgtgtttttcaattaaaagacacatcaagattgtttaccttatttctaatgctaaaaaaaacgaacaacCAGCCGTGGCAACCAGTAACTCTTTTTAGACTGGTTTGCAATTAGGATTTTGAGAATTTGTAGTACAAGGAAAAAcctatagagtcggaccaaaaaaagtctccAGCGGATTTaatagtccacgcagtgcaagtgtaatttatacgtcataattactGCAAAAAGTTACAGGACGACATCGACTCTATTTTTCAGTGGAGTACAACTAATGAGCTGCACTTCAATGTATCCAAGTGTTCTGTCATGACGTTTAGTCGAGCAAAAAATCCTATACATGCTGACTACAAACTTGGGTCCGAGAGTATGTCTCGAGTCGTAACAGTCAAGGAATTAGGAGTTATTTTTGATGATCACCTGACTTTTCATGACCATATTAAGAAGTTAGCTGCTGAGTGTTTTAAAAGGCTTGGATTTGTTATCAGGAGCGCACGTGACTTCCGCAATCCAAGCGTAATCAGGCTCCTGTACACATCACTGGTTCGTACCAAACTTGAGTCTGCGGCAGTCGTTTGGAACCCTCATGAGAGTACTTACGCACTGCTTCTGGAGATAGTACAAAAAGCATTTTTAaggtttttgtataaaaaaatgcatGGGTACTATCCCTATCTATACCCTACTAAGTTCTTGCTTGGATCACTTGGCTTCAACTCGCTGGAGGTAAGGCGTGAttacaaatttttgacatatATGTGTGGCATATTGAGGGGAAACAGCGACTGTCCCGACTTGGTGTCAAAACTCGTAAGACTTTCGGTACCGTTTGTGCCCAAGAACCTGCTCAGGCCGCGGTGCCCTAGCCTTTTAGCTGTTCCGCTATGCGCGTACAGTTTCCTGTAGAAACTCTCCGATTCTCCGAGCACTCAGGACGATTAACGCGTTCTTGTCATCAGCTCCTGACTGCGATGTGTTTGCCAGCAGATGGGTGAATGTGTGTCGTGAATGTCTGAAATACTGTGAGAGGATGGATGAATGatactttttgatttattttcttttctattGTTTAATCTTATTGTTTGacatgaaattgtatattattcgTTGCATATTTTAAATCACttgacatttttaatttatattatttgcatgactaaattataattcaataattatgcactatttttttttttttgctatttgcATGTATAAATTTGCCAGCGCTTTGGTGCgaactgtaatgctgtgtaaatatattgtaataaataataataatttcatagaagtttgacgtttaatataacacctgcactgcgtgggctatcaaatccgctgcagactattcttggtctgactttacCTATTGCTGATCTGTGCACAACATTCGACGTCTAGCTAGACCTATCTATGACTATTAATTTGAAAATCAGGTCCTTAACCAATAATCAGACTTCCCCATTCCTCTGGTACCTATACTCGGCGCTGCCCCGCGGGCTCGGCCCGAGCTTGCTCCTAGCGCCCCTAGGCGCGTACCTAGACAAgcgaatggtgcaagtggtagCTCCGGCCCTTGTCTACGTGTTGCTGTACTCAATGTTGCCGCATAAAGAGCTGCGGTTCATTATATACGTGTTCCCGTTGTTCAATATGGCTTCCGCTGCGGCCTGCTCTTATATGtaagttatttatattattagatACCTAGGCTGGCCCCTAGATACTATAGGGGATGGTGCAAGTAGAAGCACTTTTCTACGTgtgttataaaacttataaatcatgGGACTATTATTTGTATAAtgttcataatcataatctttATTGTTTGTGAGAAATGGGTTACATTGCCAGTGACTACTATCTAAGAATGGATTATTTATGTCCTAGGTTTATATTAAACCCAGGTATCAAACTCTTGATAAAAATGAAATTTCGCTCATGGGTCATGTCCTCATATTATGATATACACATTGTCGTGTTGTGTCAAccttcatttttttatttaatcttatatCAATGTGATAAGGTCTACAGAGATTAGACATGTCAAAATTGACTGTAATACGAGTAAATTAACTCGGATGTTTTTTTTAGATTCACTCGCCGAACGAAAGCGCCGATCTTTGAGCTCCTATTCTGGGGCACCGTTGTGGTAGTGGTCGGCAATGTGCTGCTATCAGTCGCCTTCGTGTCCGTAGCCATGACCAACTACCCGGGCGGGGTCGCCATGACGAGGTAATTTAAGGTTCCAAcctaaatgaataaatattcgTTTGTTCCTATTACATCAGTAAATTGCGAGATCAAAAAGAAGTAGGTGGGACTTTTTgtttaagcgccacttgcaccatcccactgacccggggttaaccggttaaaccgttaacccagtgtcaaattgtactagtaacTATGGTaaatccaggtttaaccggttaaccccgggttagagaATGAtacaagtggccctaagaggcCCAAGTACCAGTATAGCTTTAGAACCCAAATTGAATAACATTAGAACATTGTGACAACCTTCAAAATACAAGGTTATataagtaaattttatttatctaaTTCTGCTTTCTCTATGCTTTGAAGAGAATTTGAGACAACCATATATTAGTAACATAACGTAAATAGTCCAAGATTCACTAATCTACACTAGATTTAGCCAGTCCTATATTTTTTCAGATTTCACAAGCTCCTAAAGAACGAACCCTACGTCCACGTACATATCAGCAACTTGGCAGCACAGACCGGCGTCACTAGGTTCACACAGATCCACAACCATTGGCAATACAGCAAAAACGAATCTCTCGACGCAGACCAATTACAACAGTACACCCACCTCCTAATAGAAGCTAAGAGTAAATATTCACCAAACCTCAAAGCATTCACACATACGCATACAGTTCTAGAGGGTATAGATACGTTTTCTGCAGTTTCCCTAAATTATAAACTTTTACCTCCGATCAAAATAAAAACTCGCCCAGCGCTGTTTATTCTACAGAGGAGAGATTTTCGTGAATTTCCACATGGTCATAAAGTACGTATTGATAGCAGTGGTCGAGAAGAATCGGATTTAAGTAGACCTCCAGACGACGGTATGTACAATGAATTGGAAACAGAATATGCTAATTATGATAGTTCTGAATCTGAAGGTGTGCCAGATGAAGAACAATTTGTTGAAGAAGAAGTACGAACAGTTGAAATTGAAGAGCCAATAGTTAAAGCAGAAAATATTGTTGAAACTGAAGAAGAATCACCTGCAGAAGACGAGACAGCTAACGATGCAAGTGATCTACCCGTCGAAGACAGTATTGGCGAAATAGACAACACAGTACCTGTTCAAGAAATTGAAGAGAAGGAAGAATCTAAAAAGTCAAAAGTTAAGAAAGCAATTGAAGAGTTGAAAAGTTTGAGAAAAGAGAAAAAACGAAAAGCGATAGCGAAAATAAAATCTGAAACTCGTAAAGAGGTCGTGGCATCTGCTAAAGAAAAGCTCAGGGAGTTGATGAGACGACACAAAAAGATTGCAGAGGAACTCTCTGGTGACGGTGTTGGTACAGAACATATAGTTGAAGAAGATGGCAGAGGTGATATACCTGAAGAAATACAGGAAACCGTCGTTGACGATCTAACTCAAGTTTATGCTGAAAATCATGTTGAACAGGATGTTACTGAAAATATTAAAGTTAATGACGAAACGGCGggcacaaataaaaacatagaCGAAATAGTGGAAGAAGTTATAGCTAGACTTATAGATAGGAAAATATATGACGATAAAACTAAACCAGAGGATATCAAAGCCGAGGACAGGCAAGTGATCCAACAGATTGTAGAAGAGGTCCTAGCAGAGAAAATTAACTATACTAGATTTGATCAGtaattgtttttagtatttactgACATTGTTACAGTTACTAATTTGATCTCGGATATAGTTATCTAACTGACTACCTTACCGTCAGATTAAAATAACTacgtatagttgaatcatcgagagcgtagaattgcatatgtagtagtattgtttgtttacaggcattctatatttgaattttctattttcttgtactatcagcatacaaccactacaaatgcaattccatcttctcgataattcaactatacacaGCAAATTTTAAGAAATGCAGCCCTGGTTTGAATACTTCTATCCAGAGGacatattaaccttttcgacgccgtatcaaacacaaaagctgtcactctgacgccacgtcaccgaagtcataaattgaactttatgcagatgcacgtaggtctatgttgctatGTGGTCTGTGActgattaatcagtctttggcgttggacctgcggtgcggatatatcggtcattggcgtccaaaaggttaaatcatatttatatcGGGTCTATCATGTAAACTGCTTACTTGCTTAGCAACATCGGAAATAAATGTAGCAAAATGAATTCGTGATAGACCCGTCGATAACTATGATTTAATATGTATTCAAAACGAgaaagttttaaatgttatttctaTCCAGAGAAGTTTAATATCGTTACATTTCAATGTTCGAATCTTTAGAACAATTTTTGATTATTCAATGCATTTTACAAGTAACAGCATTTCTCTAATACATAGCATTTTATACTAATGCAATATTTTACTGTTAGAATTTAATGGCAAGAAATCTAGTCACATATCCGAAAAATCTGTCTTATTGTTGAATTTGTCGTtgtgtatttattattaagattttcttacgaTGTGTAAATAAAACGATTAATAATTATGAGACATTTATTTAATCTTACATATCTTAAGGTTAAGTGTATTGAATTATTTACTTACATTGATAATCATGATTTATAACAATCTAATCAGTCTAATAAGGcataataagtacataatgCACAGGTACCATGATTGAAGTCGTACGGGTAAACTCTGCCATGCGAGCTACCATAAGAACTAcgcccttagagcatttaataacagGAATCGCCTTTAAGCTTACCCccctgccgaaaaccttgcacaatagtgcaaaattttgtatgaactgACGtatatctgacatggctatttgtatgtATACAAATCATGTATAGttcgtaggtttctaatagagcccgagctaatcctattgtctattgttaagtaaaaccgctcgtgccacgtgccacgaccacctgcataaaaagtacagtacttcggttactgagtgccggcgagtcgaacgctacagaaccattctaaaatgtgtcatcgagatgcgtaacaaaggcgcgttatcggagagcgcacctacaccggttttttgagcgttggactagcccgcgctcaggtgccaaatagaataattatgacccttttttgcaggtaagtagcacgtgcggttttacttaacaatagacaataggattagccgccgGGCTCTATTACAAAGCTACGAACtatacaaatagccatacatttgacgtgcccctcccccgcaaaaatcggcggactgttttgtacagaaaatgacaaccacggcgtctccagttactaaatactcAAGAACTAAGCCGCAATTGCACAGATACGGTGCAATTTAAAGTTGTCCTCAATAATCTATACCggttataaaacaaaataaaaaaagtcgaCAAAGTTGCAaacccaacccgcattgggccagcgtggggactatagcccaaaccctcaaaaggctattcataaattacatcatttcaaattagggaggggatgattttagggggggggggggggtactTAGTACCACCCTTAGTACTAAGTAATTCTTTCTTTCTATATTTTATtcataacaataaattattgtgTTGAACATAAGCTTAAACTTAATTAGTGGATCTTATAAGTTATGTGAGTTATGTCTTTGCCATAATGTTTACCAATCGTCAGTTAATGGTGTGGACaatggtacagtcagcgtcgtatagtaggtaccatccaaaatattcaaatagttcggtacaccatataatatgtatggcgtaccgaactattACTTACTAatatactttggatgctacctactatatgaagctgactgtacaaacataatttaaatacttaaattggCAGTGACGTTTGCTTCGCAAACAACATAcccaaaatatatgtataataaaagtACAAACATGTCATTCACTTTGATGATTCTATAATCTatattagggtggtattccacctgtacaatttctttgtccaatgtcattgcgtctcactctctcattaagcaaaatgtgagacgcaatacacattggacaaaaataTTGCATAGGTGGAATACCGCCCTTAAATATGTTATAAATGCCGATCAACActgactagaaataaaataCTATGTGGACCTTTCGGCCACTGCATGAATTTCTTCAgtgacaatagggaatattacgcaaaactgcgTAGAGGGCGCCACAAGCGCAATCACAGGGCCTACCACGAAAATCTAAAGTTCGGTTTcagcctctctatcactcttgccgttgcctattcgatcgatagagaggcagacaacgaaatttcggttttcgcgtttcgcggtaggccacctgtaaacaaaccgccttgttgcatcaatgtcatagtgaaaacttgtcataaaactgtttaaggcctagtatgtataagttactctattgtttactaaacaaactagtgctgcactctggcggcagaacgttgcagtaatttttatttattcatttacaaTACGATATCTAAATTCGTTTAGCCGTTGCAGTAATACTTCCTATTATTGAATCCTTTTATAATATTGATCAAGTGCATTCAAAAATTTGGACTGAGAATGAAGTTTAATGCTCAGTGACAAAACAATATAGTAGAGAAAGTATTTCAaatagtaaaattacattattgtaattagagtaattcgccagtaactggccaccagctaataactggccaccctaaactaaaaataaattatattcacTTCAATAAATGACCAGCCTTCAGTAactttatactaaaatgaattttgtttataggtgaatagaattcatttttagtttaacactttcgcaaccaggcaaaatttcaaacaataccccagaaatcgacagtactcgctagtcgggcaacgacgtgcaactcaatgccacacgccgcgaacccgctagtcgggcaagcggcggacgctcagggctgtgccaagtaactttcgtataagtacgtggataaaattaaatctgctgtcaATTAAatcatctgtttaggctccccgttttgttcttctcctaattctaactcctattgatacatacccgtgtatgcaatttcacgtaaccaactaataagaatttttattttgtaatcgcaagtaaataaaagtacaaagtgaagtaataaaatataataatcaactgtaccaacttttcgaccacataataatcagaagacttacaattttttctgttagtggcagtggcagccctgaggtagtgaagatgcaatgcttgcccgcctgtcgggcacttcggcgtcgcgtgtaggtttatagctcttgcccgactagcgggtatgccggcatctgagtaaagtttacgagtgccggagagtcgggtacgcggtgtcgaatgtgttaaggtGGCCAgatactaacaggtggccagttactagcGAATTACCCTATATGCCATAAGTTAGATAtctataaataattaagtaaCAATAGAATCCTATCGTTCACTGAGGAACTAGGAATGTGGAAAACATTTCCAAGTAATTATCACAGTAAGATGAACATGGTTTACAAAATATGATATACTATAAAATTAACTCtactataattcgtttttttagcattagaaaaaaagtaaacaatcttgacgtgtcttgtaattgaaaaacactttttaaaaataagtcacggtaaatatgtaacaattatgaatctaatgcgatcatttatattcttctgctttcataagtaatagtttcttattattaaaaagcgtttttcaattaaaagacatatcaagatcgcttaccttctttctaatgctaaataaaacgaactataattaaTGTCTTCGTGAATTCtagctttttatttaattagaagATTTTATATTCAAGTTTCATCGACTTATTACATGGCTTAATTTAATAACTTATAAAAATACCAAGGACAAAAAGAATTAATATAATTCTATGATTTAAATCACTTTTAACAATTTAATGTTGAAGTTACGACGGCCAGATTTCGTATTAAAACATTATTCGTAACAAATCAAATTGATGTATGATTGAAATTATTTGAGACTTCCAAAGACTTTTAGTGTatacacctgcaataatatgttacgcaacgaaggccgcaaaaatatctgagacgatcttatttgtagagccataaaagcgtgtcacatatttttgcggccttcgaagagtaacatattttggcaggtgactgtacttaatcAGAACAAACTTGCTTTgaccatacatatttataaataattgcaATCAAATAAATTGGCATTTTAACTTATAAAATCAACGCCATTATACCACAACATTATCTAAGTATACACCTTAAATAATTTTACGCGGTGTAGTCAGCGCAACCCTAAGCGCTCTATCGCACTGACGTCCaattttttgcgggtacggctTTTTAACGTTCAGTCAACATTCAAACCTTGCCCCACTGTATGGCGATGGACACCTGTTGGTCACAGATTGGACAGAACGGGGATTATTCGCTCTCCCTGTACattaattacaatttacaaatcTAGCAATGTCTTCCAATCGAACC contains:
- the LOC134799312 gene encoding probable Dol-P-Man:Man(7)GlcNAc(2)-PP-Dol alpha-1,6-mannosyltransferase, with the translated sequence MAQLLYVIASLHVLLCPFTKVEESFNIQAFHDILYHRHNLSQYDHNEFPGVVPRTFVGPLIISALSAPMAAIFHLFGINKFWMQYVVRLVLALTVIGAWTRLRNTLQKQFGNTFAWWFTLITVTQYHFMFYMSRPLPNILALPLVLLAFEGWISGNRKQFLISAGGSMIIFRSELAVLFGLFLIIDMYFNKIDFKTLLKIVLPAGAGLVALTVVVDSVFWGRLLWPEAEVFWYNTVMNKSSDWGTSPFLWYLYSALPRGLGPSLLLAPLGAYLDKRMVQVVAPALVYVLLYSMLPHKELRFIIYVFPLFNMASAAACSYIFTRRTKAPIFELLFWGTVVVVVGNVLLSVAFVSVAMTNYPGGVAMTRFHKLLKNEPYVHVHISNLAAQTGVTRFTQIHNHWQYSKNESLDADQLQQYTHLLIEAKSKYSPNLKAFTHTHTVLEGIDTFSAVSLNYKLLPPIKIKTRPALFILQRRDFREFPHGHKVRIDSSGREESDLSRPPDDGMYNELETEYANYDSSESEGVPDEEQFVEEEVRTVEIEEPIVKAENIVETEEESPAEDETANDASDLPVEDSIGEIDNTVPVQEIEEKEESKKSKVKKAIEELKSLRKEKKRKAIAKIKSETRKEVVASAKEKLRELMRRHKKIAEELSGDGVGTEHIVEEDGRGDIPEEIQETVVDDLTQVYAENHVEQDVTENIKVNDETAGTNKNIDEIVEEVIARLIDRKIYDDKTKPEDIKAEDRQVIQQIVEEVLAEKINYTRFDQ